In Candidatus Saccharibacteria bacterium oral taxon 488, a single window of DNA contains:
- a CDS encoding CHAP domain-containing protein, whose protein sequence is MKIRSTTPVSTSRATRAALVAVSAVVLGAGVFQLSPHVFARDYDAEIDALNRQAQQAQNEANRLGTMAATLEEELGRINAQIDSIRTEIAKSQQKHNALVAEITKNKLAIEKSRKVMGKILSDIYLDDQISPLEMLASSKSIGDYVDKQEQRSSLRSSLNDKIKEIKALQAKLEENKKSVENVLKDQKAQQTQLASKQAEQAKLVNDTKNDQNAYAALATQRNNQAAKLREEQAAANRRALGGVSIPGGIPGGGGYPGAWANAPLDAYVDPWGLYTRECVSYVAWKIHSTGRFVPNFGGAGNANQWPSTAARYGIQSGSTPKAGAAAVMNVGYYGHVMYVESVNGDGTITVSDYNLAWDGLYRRYTRSASGLTYVYF, encoded by the coding sequence ATGAAGATAAGGTCCACCACACCAGTTTCAACATCACGGGCCACACGGGCAGCTCTCGTGGCGGTTAGTGCTGTTGTTTTGGGCGCTGGCGTATTCCAGCTCAGCCCACACGTATTTGCACGTGACTATGATGCAGAAATTGATGCCCTCAACCGACAGGCACAGCAGGCGCAAAACGAGGCTAATCGTCTCGGGACGATGGCAGCGACGCTGGAGGAAGAGCTGGGGCGCATTAACGCCCAGATTGATTCGATCCGAACAGAAATTGCCAAGAGTCAGCAAAAGCATAATGCACTGGTCGCGGAGATTACCAAGAATAAGTTGGCAATTGAGAAAAGCCGTAAGGTCATGGGCAAAATCTTGTCAGATATTTACCTTGATGATCAGATTTCGCCGCTTGAGATGCTGGCGAGCTCCAAGTCGATTGGTGATTATGTTGATAAGCAGGAGCAACGTAGTAGCTTGCGATCATCACTGAACGACAAGATCAAGGAGATCAAGGCGCTGCAGGCTAAATTAGAAGAGAATAAAAAGTCAGTCGAGAATGTGCTCAAAGACCAGAAAGCTCAGCAGACGCAACTAGCGTCCAAGCAAGCAGAGCAAGCCAAGCTGGTTAATGACACCAAGAACGACCAAAATGCCTACGCGGCCCTGGCGACGCAGCGGAATAATCAAGCGGCGAAACTACGCGAAGAGCAGGCGGCGGCTAACCGGCGAGCGCTTGGCGGGGTATCAATTCCGGGTGGTATCCCGGGCGGTGGCGGCTATCCAGGTGCCTGGGCAAATGCACCATTAGATGCCTACGTCGATCCATGGGGTCTATATACGCGTGAATGCGTGAGCTATGTGGCCTGGAAGATCCATAGCACTGGTCGGTTTGTGCCAAACTTTGGTGGTGCGGGTAACGCTAACCAATGGCCATCAACAGCGGCGCGATATGGTATCCAGAGCGGTTCGACACCAAAGGCTGGCGCAGCAGCGGTTATGAATGTTGGCTATTATGGACACGTGATGTACGTCGAGTCGGTTAATGGTGACGGCACGATTACGGTCAGTGACTATAACTTAGCGTGGGACGGTCTGTATCGGAGGTATACGCGTTCAGCTTCGGGCCTAACCTACGTGTATTTTTAA
- a CDS encoding FtsX-like permease family protein: MTDISRKAAAKARVDPKVLKRTRQRRRRVLTFWRMCRYGINNFSRNTWLTIAATAVMAVTLLIIAVTMAARQVLVDSVDTISRKSDMSIFLKGSTEQKVIDELTSRLSKLQNVEKVTYISAEQARQEQIEKYKNDPATLEAIKESSNEMPASLRASLKDLNDQRALVEFTKNDELYKKHKDPTKEPSFIGDRREAINAIGDWVRFASIAGSIATVVFVVISSLVVFNTIRMAIFNRKDEIQMMKLIGADRGFIRGPFIVEAVMYGFIAALVASGVGYLLLFSAHDKLAVRLPMDNLMNIGTTYAGLVVLAMIMIGAVIGIVSSLVATRKYLKL, translated from the coding sequence ATGACCGATATCTCACGTAAAGCCGCCGCCAAGGCGCGCGTCGATCCCAAAGTCCTCAAGCGCACGCGGCAGCGTCGCCGTCGGGTGCTGACGTTCTGGCGAATGTGCCGGTATGGCATCAATAATTTTAGCCGTAACACCTGGCTGACGATTGCGGCGACTGCGGTGATGGCGGTGACGCTGCTCATTATTGCCGTTACTATGGCTGCTCGCCAGGTGCTGGTTGACTCGGTCGATACAATTTCGCGCAAGTCCGATATGTCGATTTTCCTCAAAGGTTCAACCGAGCAAAAGGTGATCGACGAGCTGACATCGCGCCTGAGCAAGCTCCAGAATGTCGAAAAGGTGACGTATATCTCGGCAGAGCAGGCGCGTCAGGAGCAAATCGAGAAGTATAAGAATGATCCAGCAACTCTCGAGGCGATCAAGGAATCAAGTAACGAAATGCCAGCATCGCTTCGGGCTTCGCTCAAGGATTTAAACGATCAGCGGGCACTGGTTGAGTTTACGAAAAACGACGAGCTGTATAAGAAGCACAAAGACCCGACCAAAGAGCCGTCGTTCATCGGCGATCGACGTGAGGCGATCAACGCCATCGGTGATTGGGTGCGGTTTGCCAGTATCGCCGGCTCGATCGCTACGGTGGTGTTCGTGGTGATTTCGTCACTGGTGGTGTTTAACACCATCAGGATGGCAATTTTTAACCGTAAAGACGAGATCCAGATGATGAAGCTGATCGGCGCTGATCGTGGATTTATTCGCGGGCCGTTTATCGTCGAGGCAGTTATGTATGGATTTATCGCGGCACTGGTGGCCTCAGGAGTCGGGTATCTGTTGTTGTTCTCGGCGCATGACAAGCTGGCGGTGCGGCTGCCGATGGATAATTTGATGAATATTGGCACGACGTATGCCGGGCTGGTAGTGCTGGCGATGATTATGATTGGTGCGGTGATCGGTATCGTCTCATCATTGGTCGCGACGCGTAAATACTTAAAATTATAA
- the ftsE gene encoding cell division ATP-binding protein FtsE, producing the protein MSMILLDRVTKTYGKDNKPALNRVSVHVKPGEFVILVGTSGAGKSTLLKLLTREEKPTGGKIVVGGIDYDTLKDKHIPLLRRKIGVVFQDFKLLPNRTVFENVAFALEIAGMTNREIKSTVPKVIELVGLKGKEKNFPHQLSGGERQRVAIARAVVRQPKILIADEPTGNLDPKHSWDIVRLLEKINKYGTTVLLTTHNVDIVNKLKRRVITIDHGKITSDQAKGSYKQ; encoded by the coding sequence ATGTCAATGATTTTGTTAGATAGGGTTACCAAAACATATGGCAAGGACAACAAGCCGGCCTTGAACCGGGTGAGTGTTCACGTCAAGCCTGGCGAGTTTGTGATTTTGGTTGGGACGTCCGGTGCGGGGAAATCGACGCTACTCAAGCTGCTGACCCGCGAGGAAAAGCCGACTGGTGGCAAGATTGTCGTCGGCGGGATTGATTATGATACGCTCAAGGACAAGCATATTCCGCTGCTACGGCGCAAGATTGGCGTGGTGTTTCAGGATTTCAAGCTGCTACCGAATCGGACGGTGTTTGAGAATGTGGCTTTTGCGCTGGAGATTGCCGGTATGACCAACCGCGAGATCAAATCGACAGTGCCAAAGGTGATCGAGCTGGTGGGACTGAAGGGCAAGGAAAAGAATTTCCCGCATCAGCTGTCCGGCGGTGAGCGCCAGCGGGTGGCAATTGCCAGGGCGGTGGTGCGCCAGCCAAAGATTTTGATCGCGGACGAGCCGACTGGTAACCTCGACCCCAAGCACAGCTGGGATATTGTGCGCTTGCTGGAAAAAATTAACAAATACGGCACCACGGTGCTGCTGACCACGCATAATGTCGATATTGTGAATAAGCTCAAACGCCGGGTGATCACCATTGATCATGGTAAAATCACCTCTGATCAAGCCAAGGGGAGTTACAAACAATGA